A window of the Cryptococcus depauperatus CBS 7841 chromosome 5, complete sequence genome harbors these coding sequences:
- a CDS encoding CDP-diacylglycerol-glycerol-3-phosphate 3-phosphatidyltransferase, which produces MASRRPLLRVGDKFVGLKYSTRSYSEEKRSSDTPSNSPATSPSASEEKIIAELYESPYTIPNALTLARILACPILGYEIIQGNHEWATGILFASGLTDWLDGWLARRYKSYSVLGSILDPAADKILMTTLVGTLAWTGSLPIPLALLIVGRDLGLAISAFYFRFISLPKPKTLQRYFDPSIPSAQVTPTQISKINTLLQLILMGLTTVAPILPFSIGVPLHALQWIVASTTIWSGLSYMRKAGVKIIKQPTKGS; this is translated from the exons ATGGCATCGCGGCGGCCATTGTTGAGAGTGGGAGATAAGTTTGTTGGGCTAAAATACAGCACGAGGTCATATTCTGAGGAGAAACGGTCATCAGATACACCATCTAAT TCCCCTGCAACCTCACCATCTGCttcagaagagaagataaTTGCTGAACTTTATGAATCGCCCTATACTATACCAAACGCCCTCACGCTTGCTCGTATACTGGCATGCCCCATTCTCGGATATGAGATCATCCAAGGGAATCATGAATGGGCGACTGGGATACTCTTTGCTAGTGGGTTGACCGATTGG TTGGATGGCTGGCTTGCGAGACGATACAAGAGTTATTCCGTTCTTGGCTCCATTCTAGACCCAGCAGCAGACAAAATCCTCATGACTACCCTGGTCGGTACTCTTGCCTGGACAGGCTCCCTTCCGA TTCCTCTTGCTCTACTCATAGTCGGCAGAGACTTGGGGTTGGCGATATCTGCTTTCTACTTTCgtttcatctctcttcctAAACCT aaaacacTGCAGCGGTATTTCGACCCATCAATACCATCTGCTCAAGTCACTCCTACACAGATAAGCAAA ATCAACACTTTGCTACAACTCATCCTGATGGGTTTGACGACAGTCGCACCAATACTTCCTTTTTCAATAGGTGTACCATTGCATGCCTTACA GTGGATCGTGGCCAGTACAACCATTTGGAGTGGACTGAGTTATATGAGGAAAGCTGGAGTCAAGATCATCAAGCAGCCAACTAAAGGTTCCTAG
- a CDS encoding leucine-tRNA ligase → MAAKTNQKVPAIGEEVVAMEKTDKRDFLIALEKEAQASWAKDHLFETNPPPLPEGVESYADFFASGKSMEEIHDKYPKWFGTFPYAYMNGTFHLGHAFTISKIEFAAGFERMRGKRVLFPVGYHVTGMPIKAASDKLVREIEMFGEDFSGYDAEELKEADPAVTIAAPTKSLESTDPSKAKKGKLAAKSTGMTYQFQILELVGVPHDELKKFADPQYWLHYFPPLAKKDLSTFGTRVDWRRQFLTTEANPYYDSFVRWQLNKLYKKDRVKFGKRYTIYSPKDGQPCMDHDRASGEAINPQEYTAVKMGVIEWGPTVSEEVKKAAEGKKVWMVAATLRPETMYGQTNCFVGPNLKYGLFEASDSELFLITERAARNMAFQGTLDRPKGEYKKVADVTGAELLGTKVNPPFGLVKEVYVLPMEGVLATKGTGVVTSVPSDSPDDYRTLMDLRKKAEMYKIKPEWAAIDPIPVLKTPKYGDMAAEVLCTQLKIQSQRDKDKLAEAKDLAYKEGFYNGVMTVGDFTGMPVGEAKLKVRGQMIQAGIAVPYAEPESEVISRSADVCVVALVDQWYLDYGEEGWKAQAFKLLNQLNTYQEETRHAFEAVLNWLNQWACARSYGLGSKLPWDPVWLIESLSDSTIYMSYYTVANLLHSDMFGKTPGPLGIKPEQMTDEVWDYVLSDGQLSKDCPVDSEKASQLKYHFNYFYPLDVRSSGKDLIPNHLTFWIYCHAALFPEKHWPKAVRANGHLMLNSKKMSKSNGNFLTMNEAIRKYGADAMRLTLADAGDDISDANFEEQVANAAILRLHTCLTWANEMKSVKDQLRTGDLNDFDIGFQAEMDALIKEAYTHFENMEYKSALKSGLYDFENARNWYRVVSDPANGGASMHRDLIFSWLHAHVLLITPFAPHYAEHVWKNVLEEKSSIQTALYPQTSGPINPAALQQADYLRGVADSIRSAEAQAGKKKGKKAIAPVYDERKPKKVRIFVARNFPEWQQQAITVMKDEAWDGEKIDDQKLRKGLEAIGLMKKAMPFCQTFKKKLISNGSSAFDRTLPFDELDALKLLAPYIKSSLRFEDVDVVAVEDARTFVAKKGEQEGWSMDKIESAEPEAPGVQFWNVQS, encoded by the exons ATGGcagcaaagacaaaccAAAAGGTTCCTGCTATAGGCGAAGAAGTAGTTGCTATGGAAAAG ACCGACAAGCGAGACTTCCTTATCGCTCTAGAAAAGGAAGCTCAAGCGTCCTGGGCCAAAGACCATCTCTTTGAAACCAACCCTCCCCCTCTTCCTGAAGGCGTTGAGTCTTATGCCGACTTTTTCGCCTCTGGCAAGTCTATGGAAGAGATCCATGATAAATACCCAAAGTGGTTTGGTACCTTTCCTTACGCTTACATGAATGGTACTTTCCACCTTGGACATGCGTTTACCATTAGCAAGATTGAATTTGCTGCTGGATTTGAAAGGAtgagagggaagagagTATTATTTCCTGTTGGATATCATGTCACTGGTATGCCCATCAAG GCCGCATCCGATAAACTAGTGCGAGAGATAGAAATGTTTGGGGAGGATTTTTCTGGATATGATGCTGAGGAATTAAAGGAGGCAGACCCTGCTGTTACTATTGCCGCTCCTACCAAATCTCTCGAATCTACTGATCCttcaaaagccaagaaggGCAAGCTTGCTGCCAAATCTACCGGGATGACATACCAGTTCCAAATACTAGAGCTTGTTGGCGTCCCTCATGATGAGCTCAAAAAGTTTGCAGACCCTCAATATTGGCTTCACTATTTCCCTCCACTTGCAAAAAAAGATTTGTCAACTTTTGGAACGAGAGTTGACTGGAGAAGACAATTTCTGACTA CCGAAGCCAACCCTTATTATGACTCATTCGTCCGATGGCAACTCAACAAGCTCTATAAAAAAGATCGTGTTAAGTTTGGTAAACGATACACCATCTATTCTCCCAAAGATGGTCAACCTTGTATGGACCATGATCGCGCCAGTGGCGAAGCCATTAATCCGCAAGAATACACCGCTGTAAAGATGGGCGTGATAGAATGGGGCCCTACTGTTTCTGAAGAAGTTAAGAAAGCTGCCGAGGGGAAGAAGGTCTGGATGGTTGCCGCAACCCTTCGTCCAGAAACCATGTATGGTCAAACCAATTGTTTCGTGGGCCCCAACCTTAAGTACGGGCTCTTTGAAGCTTCAGACAGTGAACTCTTCCTCATTACTGAGCGAGCAGCTCGTAATATGGCATTCCAAGGGACACTTGACCGTCCAAAAGGCGAGTATAAAAAGGTTGCCGACGTGACTGGTGCTGAGCTTCTTGGTACCAAGGTCAACCCACCATTTGGCCTGGTCAAGGAGGTTTACGTCCTTCCTATGGAGGGTGTCCTTGCCACCAAGGGTACCGGCGTAGTTACCTCTGTTCCTTCTGATTCTCCCGATGATTACCGAACTCTCATGGATCTTCGTAAAAAGGCCGAGATGTACAAGATCAAGCCCGAATGGGCAGCTATCGACCCCATTCCCGTTCTCAAAACCCCAAAGTACGGTGACATGGCCGCGGAAGTTCTTTGTACCCAGCTCAAAATTCAATCTCAGCGTGACAAAGATAAGCTTGCTGAGGCTAAAGACCTTGCGTATAAAGAAGGCTTCTATAATGGTGTAATGACCGTTGGCGACTTTACTGGTATGCCTGTCGGCGAAGCCAAGCTTAAAGTCAGAGGGCAGATGATCCAAGCGGGCATTGCAGTACCCTACGCTGAGCCTGAGAGTGAGGTTATCTCTCGAAGTGCAGATGTTTGTGTTGTCGCTCTTGTTGACCAATGGTATCTTGATTATGGAGAAGAGGGCTGGAAGGCTCAGGCTTTCAA GCTTCTCAATCAACTCAACACTTATCAAGAGGAGACTCGTCATGCTTTCGAGGCAGTCCTCAATTGGCTTAATCAATGGGCTTGTGCTCGTTCCTATGGTCTTGGTTCTAAACTTCCTTGGGATCCTGTATGGCTCATTGAGTCTCTGTCTGACTCCACTATTTACATGTCTTACTACACCGTCGCAAATCTCCTCCATTCAGACATGTTTGGCAAAACCCCTGGTCCTCTTGGGATCAAGCCTGAACAAATGACCGATGAGGTTTGGGACTATGTTCTTAGCGATGGCCAACTTTCCAAAGATTGTCCTGTAGACAGTGAGAAAGCTTCTCAACTCAAATACCACTTCAATTACTTTTACCCTCTCGATGTCCGATCGTCCGGTAAAGATCTCATTCCTAACCATCTCACTTTCTGGATTTATTGCCATGCTGCCCTCTTTCCCGAAAAACACTGGCCTAAAGCTGTCAGAGCGAACGGCCACCTTATGCTCAACAGCAAGAAGATGTCTAAATCCAATGGCAACTTTTTGACAATGAACGAAGCTATTAGAAAGTATGGCGCTGATGCCATGAGGCTTACCCTTGCTGACGCCGGCGACGATATCTCAGATGCCAA TTTCGAGGAGCAAGTTGCTAACGCCGCCATCCTTCGTCTTCACACCTGTCTTACCTGGGCTAACGAGATGAAATCCGTCAAGGACCAGCTTAGAACAGGCGACTTGAATGATTTTGACATCGGTTTCCAAGCAGAAATGGATGCTCTTATTAAGGAGGCCTATACCCATTTCGAAAA TATGGAGTACAAGAGTGCTCTTAAATCCGGTCTTTACGACTTTGAGAATGCTCGTAACTGGTACCGTGTGGTCTCCGACCCTGCCAACGGTGGTGCCAGCATGCACCGAGACCTAATTTTTTCTTGGCTTCACGCTCACGTTCTCCTTATCACTCCGTTTGCACCTCATTACGCGGAGCACGTTTGGAAGAACGTCCTTGAAGAAAAATCTTCTATTCAAACTGCTCTCTACCCTCAGACATCTGGTCCAATAAATCCTGCCGCTCTCCAGCAAGCCGACTACCTTCGCGGTGTAGCCGATTCTATTCGGTCTGCAGAGGCTCAAGCCGGCAAGAAAAAGGGTAAGAAGGCAATTGCCCCTGTTTACGACGAAAGAAAACCCAAGAAAGTCAGGATCTTTGTGGCAAGAAATTTCCCAGAATGGCAACAGCAAGCCATTACTGTGATGAAGGACGAAGCTTGGGATGGGGAGAAAATTGATGATCAAAAGCTCAGAAAAGGTCTTGAGGCGATTGGTCTCATGAAAAAAGCTATGCCTTTCTGCCAGACTTTCAAG AAAAAGCTCATTTCCAACGGTTCCTCCGCTTTTGACCGTACCTTACCATTTGACGAGCTTGACGCACTTAAACTTCTTGCTCCATACATAAAGTCCTCTCTCAGATTTGAGGATGTTGACGTCGTCGCCGTCGAGGATGCCAGGACCTTTGTTGCGAAGAAGGGTGAGCAGGAAGGCTGGAGTATGGACAAAATTGAGTCTGCCGAGCCTGAAGCACCAGGTGTGCAATTTTGGAACGTACAATCATAG
- a CDS encoding translation elongation factor EF-1 alpha, translated as MTSTSFGHVNVKKIAHSMIKIFTFFFKKNPRKTFKMGKEKTHINVVVIGHVDSGKSTTTGHLIYKCGGIDKRTIEKFEKEAAELGKSSFKYAWVLDKLKAERERGITIDIALWKFETTKYQVTVIDAPGHRDFIKNMITGTSQADCAILIIATGTGEFEAGISKDGQTREHALLAFTLGVRQLIVACNKMDTCKWSEERFNEIVKETTGFIKKVGYNPKNVAFVPISGWHGDNMLEESTNMPWYKGWTKEVKGSTVKGKTLLDAIDAIEPPTRPTDKPLRLPLQDVYKIGGIGTVPVGRVETGVIKAGMVVTFAPANVTTEVKSVEMHHEQIPEGLPGDNVGFNVKNVSIKDIRRGNVCGDSKVDPPKPAASFNAQVIVLNHPGQIGAGYTPVLDCHTAHIACKFTELIEKIDRRTGKATEVAPKFVKSGDAAIVKLVSQKPICVESYAEYPPLGRFAVRDMRQTVAVGVIKSVEKTDGKGGKVTKAAEKAQKKK; from the exons ATGACCTCCACCAGCTTTGGACATGTCAATGTGAAAAAAATCGCTCATTCTATGATTAAAA TTTTcactttctttttcaaaaaaaaccCTAG AAAAACATTCAAAATGGGCAAG GAGAAGACTCACATTAACGTCGTCGTTATCGGCCACGTCGACTCTGGTAAATCCACCACTACTGGTCACTTGATCTACAAGTGCGGTGGTATCGACAAGCGAACCATTGAGAAGTTTGAGAAGGAGGCTGCTGAACTTGGTAAAT CTTCCTTCAAATACGCTTGGGTtcttgacaagctcaaggcTGAGCGTGAGCGTGGTATTACCATCGACATTGCTCTTTGGAAGTTTGAGACTACCAAGTACCAAGTTACTGTCATTGATGCCCCTGGTCACCGAGACTTCATCAAGAACATGATCACTGGCACTTCCCAGGCCGATTGTGCTATCCTTATCATTGCCACCGGTACCGGTGAATTCGAGGCTGGTATCTCCAAGGATGGCCAGACCCGAGAACATGCTCTTCTCGCCTTCACCCTTGGTGTCAGGCAGCTCATTGTTGCTTGTAACAAGATGGACACCTGTAAATGGTCCGAGGAGCGATTCAACGAGATTGTCAAGGAGACCACCGGCTTCATCAAGAAGGTTGGTTACAACCCCAAGAATGTTGCCTTTGTCCCCATCTCCGGATGGCACGGTGACAACATGTTGGAGGAATCCACCAA CATGCCTTGGTACAAGGGGTGGACCAAAGAAGTCAAGGGTAGTACAGTAAAGGGTAAGACCCTTCTCGACGCCATTGACGCTATTGAGCCCCCTACCCGTCCCACCGACAAGCCTCTCCGACTTCCCCTCCAGGATGTCTACAAGATTGGTGGTATTGGTACAGTGCCTGTCGGTCGTGTCGAGACCGGTGTCATCAAGGCCGGTATGGTCGTAACCTTTGCTCCTGCCAACGTCACCACTGAAGTGAAGTCTGTCGAGATGCACCA TGAGCAAATTCCCGAGGGTCTTCCTGGAGACAATGTTGGTTTCAACGTCAAGAACGTTTCCATTAAGGACATCCGACGAGGAAACGTCTGTGGTGACTCCAAGGTCGACCCCCCTAAGCCTGCCGCTTCTTTCAACGCTCAGGTCATCGTTCTTAACCACCCTGGTCAGATTGGTGCCGGCTACACCCCCGTTCTTGACTGTCACACTGCTC ACATTGCCTGTAAATTCACTGAACtgattgagaagattgacCGACGAACCGGTAAGGCTACTGAGGTCGCCCCCAAGTTTGTCAAGTCTGGTGATGCCGCTATCGTCAAGCTCGTTTCCCAGAAGCCTATCTGTGTTGAGTCTTACGCTGAATACCCCCCTCTTGGTCGATTTGCTGTCCGAGACATGAGGCAAACCGTCGCTGTTGGTGTTATCAAGTCTGTTGAGAAGACTGACGGTAAGGGTGGTAAGGTTACCAAGG CCGCCGAGAAGGcccagaagaagaagtaa
- a CDS encoding ribosome biogenesis protein NSA2 has protein sequence MPQNEYMEEHRKRHGRRLDYEERKRKRTAREAHKASSDAQKIFGHKAKIMHARRHAEKVQMKKTLKAHDERNVKQKDDGAVQEGALPAYLLDREGQKDAKALSTAIKDRRKDRAAKYSVPLPKVRGIAEEEMFKVIKTGKSKSKSWKRMINKATFVGESFTRKPVKLERFIRPMGLRMTKANVTHPELKTTFQLPIIGVKKNPQSPLYTSLGVLTKGTIVEVNVSELGMVTTGGKVVWSKYAQITNNPENDGCINSVLLV, from the exons atg CCGCAG AACGAGTATATGGAAGAGCACCGAAAGCGACATGGTCGCCGCTTGGATTACGAAGAGCGAAA GCGAAAACGTACCGCTCGAGAAGCTCACAAAGCTTCTTCCGACGCTCAAAAGATCTTTGGTCACAAGGCCAAGATAATGCATGCCCGTCGACATGCGGAGAAAGTtcaaatgaagaagacgctCAAAGCGCATGATGAGAGGAATGTCAAGCAAAAGGACGATGGAGCAGTACAGGAGGGTGCTTTGCCTGCTTATCTGTTGGACCGTGAAGGTCAAAAA GACGCCAAAGCTCTGTCGACAGCCATCAAGGATCGAAGAAAAGATCGTGCCGCGAAATACTCTGTTCCTCTCCCCAAAGTTAGAGGTattgctgaagaagaaatgttCAAGGTTATCAAGACTGGAAAGAGCAAATCtaagagttggaagaggatgattAACAAAGCAACCTTTGTTGGCGAAAGTTTCACTCGAAAGCCCGTCAAGCTTGAA CGCTTCATCCGGCCAATGGGTCTTCGAATGACCAAGGCGAATGTGACTCACCCAGAACTAAAGACTACATTCCAGCTTCCTATTATCGGTGTCAAGAAGAACCCTCAGTCACCACTCTATACCTCTCTCGGTGTTCTCACCAAAGGGACTATCGTTGAAGTCAATGTGAGTGAGCTGGGTATGGTAACAACTGGTGGCAAAGTTGTATGGTCAA AATACGCTCAAATCACAAACAACCCCGAGAACGATGGGTGTATCAACTCTGTTCTCTTAGTGTAA